The genomic interval CCGGGCGGCACAAAAGCGGTGAGCCATGCATGCGCGCCGGGTCAAACGCACAGGCATGGGCGGGGCGCGGCACCGGAACTCAGATCATAAGGACCGGCACCGTATTTCAGTGCGCACCGGCAGCCGCAGATCCAGCTGCGGCTGCGCGGGGCGAACTTACAGAAGTTGGGGCTGAACGCGAGGGTTCAGCGCTGGGCGGAAATTTTTCGTCAGGCGGTGTGCACCGCGCAGCCGTTATCCCGCCCCGGGCGAAATTCTGTTGGTTGGCGAAGGGCGCTGTGCGCAGCTGTATCTGGTATACAGCAAGCACAGCTCACAATGCCAAACGGCAGAATTTTACCAGCTGGCTTTGCGGACGCCGGGGATCTGACCCTTGTACGCCAGCTCACGGAAGCAGATACGGCAGATGCCGTAGTTGCGCAGGTAAGCGTGGGGACGGCCGCAGATCTTGCAGCGGTTGTACTGACGGGTGGAGTACTTCGCGGGCGCCTGCTGCTTGAGGATCATAGATTTCTTAGCCATTGTGTCGCTCCTCCCTTATGCTTT from Clostridiales bacterium carries:
- a CDS encoding type Z 30S ribosomal protein S14: MAKKSMILKQQAPAKYSTRQYNRCKICGRPHAYLRNYGICRICFRELAYKGQIPGVRKASW